In one Oligoflexia bacterium genomic region, the following are encoded:
- the hpt gene encoding hypoxanthine phosphoribosyltransferase, which translates to MFKEKALPYISASEISEICNRLGKQIEKDYTGKELVVICILKGSIIFTADLIRCINLPMKIEFVRLSSYGNSTESSGHVRILKDVTSDIRDKDVLVVEDILDTGHTLSFFKNHLAASKPRSLKICTLLDKPARRLAEIEADYCGKAIEDRFVVGYGLDYSEKCRNYPDILYVKT; encoded by the coding sequence ATGTTTAAAGAAAAAGCACTCCCCTATATCTCTGCCTCTGAAATTTCAGAAATCTGCAATCGCCTCGGCAAACAAATTGAAAAAGACTATACCGGCAAAGAACTTGTGGTTATTTGCATTCTCAAAGGTAGCATTATTTTTACCGCTGATCTTATTAGATGCATTAATCTCCCCATGAAAATTGAATTTGTAAGGCTCTCAAGTTATGGCAACTCAACTGAGAGTTCAGGTCATGTACGAATTTTAAAAGATGTTACTTCAGATATTCGAGACAAAGACGTTTTAGTTGTAGAAGATATTTTAGATACAGGTCACACACTTAGCTTTTTTAAAAACCATCTCGCCGCCTCAAAACCTCGTTCACTCAAAATCTGCACACTTCTTGATAAACCCGCAAGGCGTTTGGCAGAAATTGAAGCCGACTACTGTGGCAAGGCCATTGAAGACCGATTTGTTGTAGGATACGGATTGGATTATTCTGAGAAATGTCGCAATTACCCTGATATTCTATACGTCAAAACTTAA
- a CDS encoding GNAT family protein encodes MQIETKRLILRDQVFEDWRDIHEYAKDSEFSKYEHWGPNTEEDTKNFVLSNIERAKGTRRYKFDFSVVDKKTSKVIGGVGLRRESETSSVGSIGYAIHPLYQNLGFATEAVNALYEFGFNALKLQVLWATADVLNNASYKVMEKSGMKRVGLILRHKEFKMAWHDSYRYEITSVDYFKLAGVI; translated from the coding sequence ATGCAAATCGAAACTAAAAGATTAATTTTACGCGATCAAGTTTTTGAAGATTGGCGTGATATTCACGAATACGCTAAAGACTCTGAATTTTCTAAATACGAGCACTGGGGCCCAAACACTGAAGAAGACACAAAGAATTTTGTTCTCAGTAATATTGAAAGAGCAAAGGGTACTCGGAGATATAAATTTGATTTCTCAGTGGTAGATAAAAAAACTTCAAAAGTTATCGGAGGAGTTGGCCTTAGGCGAGAGAGCGAAACAAGCTCAGTGGGTAGTATTGGCTATGCTATACACCCGCTTTATCAAAACCTAGGTTTTGCAACTGAAGCTGTAAACGCATTATATGAATTTGGTTTTAACGCTTTAAAACTTCAAGTGCTTTGGGCAACTGCTGACGTTTTAAACAATGCCTCTTATAAAGTCATGGAAAAATCAGGGATGAAGCGTGTAGGTCTTATTCTTAGACATAAAGAATTTAAAATGGCCTGGCATGATAGTTATCGTTATGAAATCACATCGGTAGATTATTTTAAATTAGCGGGTGTAATTTAA